Within Amycolatopsis sp. FDAARGOS 1241, the genomic segment AGTGGTTGTTCGTGTTGTGCGTGGTGGCCGCGGGGGTGGCCGGTTCGCTGGCGGTGGTGGGGCCGCGGACCGTGAACTCCGCGTTCTACGACGTCCTCGCCGTGCCGATCGAGGCGGTCCGGGGCGTGCCGTGGGTTGCGCGCGGGCTGAGGGGCCGGGGGACGCAGCGCGGGCGCGTGCTGGGTGCCGTCCTGGCCGCGGGGGCGGTGCTCGTCGTGTTCGTACCGTTGCTGACGAGCGCCGACGAGACCTTCGCGCACTTCGTCGAGGAACTCGTGCCCGATCTGCGGCTGGATTCGACCGTGCGGTGGGGATTCCTGTTCTGCACCGGGCTCTTCGGCACCGCCGGTGCGTGCTACCTCCTGGCCGGACCACCGCAGCGCGCCGTGGAAACACCCGGGAGGTCGACGAAGGACAGTCTCGTGTGGACGGTACCGCTCGTGACGTTGGTCGTGCTCTTCGCCGTGTACCTGCTCGTGCGGGCCGTCGAGTTGTTCGGCGGCACGAGCTACGTGCTGCACACCGGCGGCCTCACCTCGGCCGAATACGCCCGCGGCGGTTTCTGGCAGCTGTGCGCGTGCACGGTCCTCACGCTCGGCATCGTCATGGCCGCTTTGCGCTGGGCGCCTCGGGCGACGCCGCAAGACCGGCTGCGGCAACGGATCCTGCTGGGTGCGCTCGCGGCGCTGAGCCTGGTCCTCGTCGTCTCCGCGCTCAGTCGCATGTGGACCTATCAGGAGGCCTACGGCTTCACCGTGCTGCGCCTGCTCGTGGAGGTCTGCGAGATCTGGCTCGGCTGCGTGTTCCTGCTCGTCGGCGCGGCGCTGATCACCCTGCGCTCGGCGTGGCTGCCGCGCGCCGCGATCGGGACGGCGGTCGCGGCGGTGCTGGCGCTCGCGGTCGTGAATCCGGAGGCGCTCATCGCCGGTGCGAACATCGATCGCGCCGAGCAAGGGAAACCGCTCGACGTCCGGTACCTGCGGGGATTCTCCGCCGACATCGTGCCGGTGGTCGTCGAACGCCTGCCGAACGCCGAGTGCGTGGCGGGACCGATCGTGCTGCGCCTGGACGACGACGACCTGGTCGACGGCGCCGGCTGGCCCGGCTGGAACCTCAGCCGGACCAGGGCCCTCGACGCGCGAATCCCGCCCGCTCGCTGCGGTTAGAAGCCGAACACACCCGCGGTCTGGGCGTCGGCGGCGCACTTGTTCGCGAACGTCGCGTGGAACGTGACCGGCCGGCCGTGCCACGTGCCGAACGCCGCGACGTCGACCGGCGAGTAGATCATCGTGCAGCGCTGCAGGCGGGGCTTGATCCGCGAGATGTCACCGTCGGCGCCCGTGAGCGTCGCGCAGGCCGCGCCGGCCTTCGGGTGGGTGCCGCCGGCGGGGTCGCAGGTGAGCGAAACGGCGCTGACGCGCCCTGTCGTCTCGTGCATGGTCAGCTGGAGCGCCGACGCGGGCACCGGGGCCGTGACCCCGCCGAGGCCGAGCACGGCCGCCGCGATCGGGGCGAAGGAAGAAAATACCATGCTCCGGCTATCGGCAGCCGGAACCTGATCACTGTGTTCCTCGTCCGGGTGAGCTTTCCTCCCCCGGAAGAGTGGGGTCGCCGGTGAGGTCGTGAGCGAGGAGCGCGACGTAGAGCGACAACATCGACTCCGGGTCTTCCAGCCGCACCCCGAGCACCTGTTCGATGCGAGCGAGCTGCTGGTAATACGCCGTGCGCGAGGTGTGGGCCGCGACGGCCGCCGCCGACTTGTTGCCGCCGTGCGCGCAGTAGTGCCGCAGCGCCTGCACCAGGCGGCTGCCCGTGGCGGCATCGCGCTGCAGCAGCGGCCCCAGCTCGCGCGCGGCGAACGCCGTCACGCGCTCGTCGCCCGCGAGCAGGTGCAGCAGCCCGCGCAGCCGGACGTCGTGCAGGCGGTGCAGGGGCCGCTCGGTGCCTTCACCGCCGTCGCCGCCCTCGCTCAGCGCCGCCGCAGCCACCTGCGCGGCCTCGACCAGCGTCCGGCGCGCTTCCGCGGGCCCGGTGACGGTCGTACCCACCGCGATCACGCCGGGCGCACTGGCGCGCGCCTCGTGGATGTCGGCGGCCAACCGCGACAGCACCGCTTCGGTGTGCGCTTCCGGGGACAGCGCGAGCAGCGCCCGCACGCACGTTTCGTCCGCGGCCACGAGCGCCGAGACCTTGGCCCGCCGCGCGGCCAGCACCGTCGCCTCCGCCAGCTCACGCAGCAGCGGCGGGGTCGACAGCGACTGCCGGGACGTCGCCGCCACCCGCGGCCGCACCGCGAGCCCGACCAGCCGCCGCCCGGGCAGCGGCACAGCCAGGGCCGACGCCCGCGCCAGGAGTTCCGCCGACGGCGCCGGCGAGGCCAGCAGCTCGGTGAGCACCGCACGGTGTGCCTGCCGTTCCAGCGTGTCGGCGTCCCGCGTGACGAGCCGGTACACGGCCAGCGCCGACGCCGCCCGCTCGGCCACCACCCGGTAGCGGTGCGGCGGTGGCTCCGCGCAGACGAGCACGAGCCGGCCCCAGTCGTGGCCACGCGCGCCGACCACCGTCACGAGCCAGCCGGCCCTCGCGTGGTACCCGGTCCGTTCGCCGAGCTGCACCACCCGCGACCGCGCCGGCCAGCCGGTGAGCAGTTCGCCGGGATCGGTGCCGGCCGCGTCGTAGGCGAGTACCTCGTGAGCCAGCGTCTCGAGCACCACGGGCTGGTCGGTCAGGCGCGTGACCTCGCCGAGGACCACCCCGGGCTCCGCGCTCGCGACGGTGAGCGCGGTGAACGTCTCGTGCACGCGTTCGGCCGCGCGCAGCTCGGCGACCTGCGCGTCGACGATCAGCCCGTTCACGGCCTCGGTCACCGCGACGTAACGCGTCTCGCGCGAAAGCGTGATGAGCGGCAGTCCGCGCTGTT encodes:
- a CDS encoding PucR family transcriptional regulator; translated protein: MYPTVSEVLALPALRQGQPHVVAGSTGLDRPVRWAHVAEVADIAHLLRGGELVLTTGVALPDDGPSLARYVADLAEVGAAGVVVELVRHWHDRLPRTLVEAAEQRGLPLITLSRETRYVAVTEAVNGLIVDAQVAELRAAERVHETFTALTVASAEPGVVLGEVTRLTDQPVVLETLAHEVLAYDAAGTDPGELLTGWPARSRVVQLGERTGYHARAGWLVTVVGARGHDWGRLVLVCAEPPPHRYRVVAERAASALAVYRLVTRDADTLERQAHRAVLTELLASPAPSAELLARASALAVPLPGRRLVGLAVRPRVAATSRQSLSTPPLLRELAEATVLAARRAKVSALVAADETCVRALLALSPEAHTEAVLSRLAADIHEARASAPGVIAVGTTVTGPAEARRTLVEAAQVAAAALSEGGDGGEGTERPLHRLHDVRLRGLLHLLAGDERVTAFAARELGPLLQRDAATGSRLVQALRHYCAHGGNKSAAAVAAHTSRTAYYQQLARIEQVLGVRLEDPESMLSLYVALLAHDLTGDPTLPGEESSPGRGTQ
- a CDS encoding SSI family serine proteinase inhibitor; its protein translation is MVFSSFAPIAAAVLGLGGVTAPVPASALQLTMHETTGRVSAVSLTCDPAGGTHPKAGAACATLTGADGDISRIKPRLQRCTMIYSPVDVAAFGTWHGRPVTFHATFANKCAADAQTAGVFGF
- a CDS encoding DUF4153 domain-containing protein, whose translation is MRTECEGAGEPGNAAGPARLGTAPEAEEALGAEPVEAVGGDLPAGNGERAGAERAAAAGEHGEATGRQQSGVAVAAPPGAAFTPVLLRPVPKSALVPMAAGVLPGAGLAGVASAALVPLDRPGLGWVLAGLVVAAVLVPVDRKARTSETPKRGKTTVAWAVLALLLLGVGAVRASEWLFVLCVVAAGVAGSLAVVGPRTVNSAFYDVLAVPIEAVRGVPWVARGLRGRGTQRGRVLGAVLAAGAVLVVFVPLLTSADETFAHFVEELVPDLRLDSTVRWGFLFCTGLFGTAGACYLLAGPPQRAVETPGRSTKDSLVWTVPLVTLVVLFAVYLLVRAVELFGGTSYVLHTGGLTSAEYARGGFWQLCACTVLTLGIVMAALRWAPRATPQDRLRQRILLGALAALSLVLVVSALSRMWTYQEAYGFTVLRLLVEVCEIWLGCVFLLVGAALITLRSAWLPRAAIGTAVAAVLALAVVNPEALIAGANIDRAEQGKPLDVRYLRGFSADIVPVVVERLPNAECVAGPIVLRLDDDDLVDGAGWPGWNLSRTRALDARIPPARCG